In a single window of the Pseudodesulfovibrio profundus genome:
- the lgt gene encoding prolipoprotein diacylglyceryl transferase — protein MLSYPYFDPNMISIGPLQLRWYGMMYVFGVVTGWLLGRYRAKKPWNKMTPARMDDFITWAVVGVVAGGRLGYCLFYNFDYYFYAPHKIFYVWEGGMAFHGGLLGVLLACWLFGRKNGMTFPEVGDFIAPLVPPGLFFGRIGNFINAELWGRHTDGWYGMVFPGAGGMPRHPSQLYEAALEGLLLFIIVWWYSAKPRPKGCVGALFLLGYGVFRFIVEFAREPDAHLGFVALNWMSMGQVLCLPMILFGVGYMVWAYRRESTHPTIPAEYR, from the coding sequence ATGCTCAGTTACCCGTATTTTGATCCGAATATGATCTCCATCGGTCCGCTCCAGTTGCGCTGGTACGGGATGATGTATGTTTTCGGCGTTGTCACCGGCTGGCTGCTGGGACGGTATCGTGCCAAAAAACCATGGAACAAGATGACGCCCGCCCGCATGGACGACTTCATCACATGGGCCGTGGTCGGTGTGGTTGCTGGTGGACGACTTGGGTACTGCCTGTTTTATAATTTCGATTATTACTTCTACGCCCCGCACAAGATTTTTTACGTGTGGGAAGGTGGGATGGCCTTTCATGGCGGTCTGCTTGGCGTCCTGTTGGCCTGCTGGCTTTTTGGCCGCAAAAATGGAATGACCTTCCCTGAGGTGGGAGACTTTATCGCACCGTTGGTGCCGCCCGGACTCTTTTTCGGACGTATCGGCAACTTCATCAATGCGGAGCTGTGGGGACGGCATACGGATGGCTGGTACGGCATGGTCTTCCCCGGCGCAGGGGGTATGCCTCGTCACCCGTCCCAGTTGTATGAAGCCGCCCTTGAGGGATTGCTGCTGTTCATCATCGTTTGGTGGTATTCGGCCAAACCGCGTCCCAAAGGATGTGTCGGCGCATTGTTCCTGCTGGGCTACGGCGTATTCCGATTCATCGTGGAGTTTGCCCGCGAACCGGATGCCCACCTTGGGTTTGTCGCGCTCAACTGGATGTCCATGGGACAGGTTCTGTGCCTGCCGATGATTCTGTTCGGCGTCGGGTATATGGTCTGGGCATATCGTCGGGAATCCACTCATCCGACCATTCCGGCGGAGTATCGATAG
- a CDS encoding TetR/AcrR family transcriptional regulator, which produces MNEKQDVNTKDALLEAAIEVFADKGFDAATVRDICSKANANVAAVNYHYGGKDALYMAVLEVVFPSDEYERYTSDDTEPEERLRQYLRKLVREIYERGNNIVTERWSIFLREMAKPSKNLDFIVKRQVQPRADELRDIVSAFLGPQVSDRILAFTSSSVWILLLDHLLTQPILDRLTPKRPAIREDNINEFVEHVLTFSIGGIRAVKG; this is translated from the coding sequence ATGAACGAAAAGCAAGACGTCAACACAAAAGATGCTCTCCTGGAAGCAGCCATTGAAGTGTTTGCCGACAAGGGATTCGATGCGGCAACAGTCCGCGACATATGCAGCAAGGCTAACGCAAATGTAGCGGCAGTCAACTACCATTACGGCGGTAAGGACGCCCTGTACATGGCTGTTCTTGAAGTGGTGTTTCCTTCTGACGAATACGAACGCTACACATCTGACGACACGGAACCCGAAGAGCGCCTGCGCCAGTACCTACGCAAACTGGTTCGCGAAATCTATGAGCGCGGCAACAACATCGTCACCGAGCGTTGGTCCATATTCCTCAGGGAAATGGCAAAGCCGAGCAAGAACCTGGATTTTATCGTCAAACGGCAGGTCCAGCCGCGTGCGGACGAACTGCGCGACATCGTCAGCGCATTTCTTGGCCCCCAGGTCTCTGACCGAATACTCGCCTTCACCAGCTCCAGTGTCTGGATTCTGCTGCTCGACCACCTTCTCACCCAGCCGATACTCGACAGACTGACTCCCAAGCGTCCCGCCATTCGCGAGGACAACATCAACGAATTCGTGGAGCATGTGTTGACATTCTCCATCGGCGGCATCAGAGCGGTCAAAGGATAA
- a CDS encoding bifunctional diguanylate cyclase/phosphodiesterase → MPFENRRISIKYRLMGWFSFFFVLTTALTAGTVYVLVRDTIKQNVFTELRVSSEAIQSMVRTAAQVSVRNRLRAIAEKNVDILSGLQRRVDAGELTPEQARAEGKRILRSQSIGSSGYVYVIQTTGKIAMHPASSLEGEDISSEWLGQKQAEMKQGYLEYSWANPGELTKREKALYMEYYAPWDWIVSVSSYRSEFNQLIDHEDFRAGVEDFALGDSGYAFLMTKQGNMLIHPWIHGHVTEFLPDEDHTLFTDMVLNRNGRFSYSWKEPSTGTYTEKVMVYREIPELGWIVGSTGYVDEVYAPLYRIQSFLIFSGILTVLIVLPLAYYLGRSFSNPITKLATSMSQADKGDLSVRAEVDGYGEAAELATHFNQYMERLGEYRNELQNEIDERRRAEQQLQLFAMVFENALEGISITDKQGNIVAVNPSFTIITGFEPEDVLGKNPRVLKSDRHEESFYREMWESLYTNGSWHGEIWNRRKNGESYPEILSISAVQDKTGSVSNYVAVFHDISDMKLKDKQIEHQAYHDALTGLPNRSLAHDRLSVAITHAKRDGSSVVVLFMDLDNFKKINDSMGHSFGDLLLKEVAARLRKDFPDADTIARLGGDEFLMIIEGVGEEREVASLAERALAVFETPYVVRGEELHVTPSIGVTMYPDDGSDAETLIKNADMAMYQSKAKGKNAYFLFTQEVNLRISKRLKLENDMRQALKNREFTVYFQPKVNLFNDVVTGMEALVRWHKPDGTVVSPADFIPLAEETGLIVPLGEYVMDASCKAMQLFEGIGCDDISIAVNLSPIQFDQEDLVEMITEKLEMNGVSPSKIELEITESTLMTNVEKSIAKLNMLVDMGMSISIDDFGTGHSSLYYLKNFPIDRLKIDRSFIRDITTDESDAQIVETIILMAGNLGIGVVAEGAETKEQIDMLQSFNCELVQGYYYSPPLPLEDVIVYLRSEGVDCHI, encoded by the coding sequence TTGCCGTTTGAAAATCGTCGTATCAGCATAAAATACCGCCTCATGGGGTGGTTTTCCTTCTTCTTCGTACTGACCACCGCTCTTACGGCGGGGACGGTGTATGTGCTGGTGCGTGATACCATCAAGCAGAACGTCTTCACTGAACTGCGCGTTTCATCTGAAGCCATCCAATCCATGGTCCGTACTGCGGCACAGGTCTCAGTACGAAACCGTCTTCGTGCCATAGCCGAAAAAAATGTCGACATACTCAGCGGGTTGCAGCGCCGCGTTGATGCCGGGGAATTGACTCCTGAGCAGGCCCGGGCTGAAGGAAAGCGGATTCTGCGAAGTCAATCCATCGGCTCTTCCGGGTATGTTTATGTGATACAAACCACAGGCAAAATAGCCATGCACCCGGCCTCATCCCTTGAGGGAGAGGATATCTCTTCCGAATGGCTTGGGCAGAAACAGGCAGAAATGAAACAGGGGTACCTTGAGTACTCATGGGCGAATCCCGGGGAATTGACCAAGCGGGAAAAAGCACTCTACATGGAATACTATGCTCCCTGGGACTGGATTGTATCCGTTTCGAGCTATCGCTCGGAATTCAACCAGCTCATTGATCATGAGGATTTCCGGGCCGGAGTCGAAGATTTTGCATTGGGCGACTCAGGCTATGCCTTCCTGATGACCAAACAGGGCAATATGCTCATCCACCCCTGGATTCATGGACATGTTACCGAATTTTTGCCGGACGAAGACCATACGCTGTTTACCGATATGGTCCTCAATCGTAACGGCCGCTTCTCCTACTCCTGGAAAGAACCGAGCACCGGCACCTACACCGAGAAAGTCATGGTGTATCGCGAGATTCCGGAGCTTGGGTGGATTGTTGGCTCAACCGGGTATGTCGATGAGGTCTATGCCCCATTGTATCGCATCCAGTCATTCCTCATTTTCAGCGGTATACTCACGGTACTGATAGTCCTTCCTCTGGCCTATTATCTGGGACGATCCTTCTCCAATCCCATCACGAAGCTGGCCACCAGTATGTCGCAGGCTGACAAAGGTGACCTGTCTGTTCGGGCGGAAGTGGATGGGTATGGGGAAGCAGCAGAGCTGGCGACACACTTCAATCAGTACATGGAGCGACTGGGCGAGTATCGGAACGAGTTGCAAAACGAGATCGACGAGCGCCGCCGTGCCGAGCAGCAGTTGCAATTGTTTGCCATGGTTTTCGAGAATGCGCTCGAAGGTATTTCCATCACTGACAAACAAGGCAACATCGTTGCCGTGAACCCATCCTTTACCATCATTACAGGGTTTGAACCCGAAGATGTTCTGGGCAAGAACCCCCGCGTTCTCAAATCCGATAGACACGAAGAGTCCTTCTACAGAGAAATGTGGGAATCGTTGTATACCAATGGTTCATGGCATGGAGAAATATGGAATCGCAGGAAGAATGGTGAATCCTACCCGGAAATTCTCAGCATCAGTGCGGTACAGGACAAAACTGGGAGCGTGAGCAATTACGTTGCTGTTTTTCATGATATTTCAGATATGAAGCTCAAGGATAAGCAGATCGAGCATCAAGCGTATCATGATGCGCTGACCGGCCTGCCTAACCGCTCTCTGGCCCATGACCGCCTCTCGGTTGCCATCACCCATGCCAAGCGCGACGGCAGTTCTGTTGTTGTCCTGTTCATGGACCTTGATAATTTCAAGAAGATCAACGACTCGATGGGTCACTCCTTTGGGGACCTGTTGCTGAAAGAGGTCGCTGCCCGACTCAGGAAGGATTTCCCGGATGCGGATACCATTGCCCGTCTTGGCGGTGACGAGTTCCTGATGATCATTGAAGGCGTGGGTGAAGAGCGTGAGGTGGCCAGTCTGGCCGAGCGCGCCCTGGCGGTTTTTGAAACGCCGTATGTTGTCAGGGGAGAGGAGTTGCATGTCACGCCAAGCATAGGTGTGACCATGTACCCGGATGACGGCAGCGACGCGGAAACGCTGATCAAGAATGCCGATATGGCCATGTATCAATCCAAGGCCAAGGGGAAAAACGCCTACTTCCTTTTCACTCAGGAAGTGAATCTGCGTATTTCCAAGCGTTTGAAGCTGGAAAACGACATGCGTCAGGCCCTCAAGAATCGTGAGTTTACAGTCTATTTCCAGCCTAAGGTCAATCTCTTCAACGATGTTGTTACTGGCATGGAAGCGCTGGTGCGTTGGCACAAGCCGGACGGGACTGTTGTGAGCCCGGCGGATTTTATCCCCCTAGCCGAGGAAACCGGATTGATCGTCCCGCTGGGCGAATATGTCATGGATGCATCCTGCAAGGCCATGCAGTTGTTTGAAGGTATCGGTTGTGATGACATTTCCATTGCCGTGAACCTTTCGCCCATTCAGTTTGATCAGGAAGATCTCGTTGAGATGATTACTGAAAAACTGGAAATGAACGGCGTTTCTCCATCCAAAATCGAGCTGGAAATCACGGAATCGACCCTCATGACCAATGTGGAAAAATCCATCGCCAAGCTCAACATGCTGGTTGATATGGGGATGTCCATTTCCATTGATGACTTTGGAACAGGCCACTCATCATTGTATTATTTGAAGAATTTCCCCATCGACAGACTGAAGATCGATCGCTCTTTCATTCGGGACATCACAACGGATGAGTCGGATGCCCAGATCGTTGAAACGATTATTCTCATGGCCGGGAACCTCGGGATCGGCGTTGTGGCCGAAGGTGCCGAAACCAAAGAGCAAATCGACATGCTCCAGTCATTCAATTGTGAACTGGTGCAGGGATACTACTACAGTCCTCCGCTTCCGTTGGAAGACGTCATTGTCTACCTGCGCAGTGAAGGCGTCGACTGCCATATCTAA
- the moaA gene encoding GTP 3',8-cyclase MoaA: MHKLLEDRHGRKASYMRVSVTDRCNLQCTYCAGEGQTFIPHPIILRYEEILDLMGLAVNLGVEKVRFTGGEPFVRKGFGDFMIRAAEQFPTLDLCVTTNATLVGKYVDSLADAGIKRVNISLDTLDPAKFQSITGNDLFHTVRSNIDRCLEAGMKVKVNAVAMKGVNDDELPAFIDFARNNKLDMRFIEFMPVGLETGWKGDAVWTAEEILSQAQNLADIKPVTDEEGGQHGPARMFSIEGGKGRLGLISPYTNHFCGTCNRLRLTSDGNLRTCLFSDKVYRLRPVLRHPKLGLQAVEKILRRASRHKPMGHELLERMPAGQGVCRTRMASIGG; encoded by the coding sequence ATGCACAAACTCCTTGAGGACAGACACGGCCGCAAGGCCAGCTATATGCGCGTCAGCGTAACGGATCGTTGCAATCTGCAATGTACCTACTGTGCTGGCGAAGGGCAGACGTTCATTCCCCACCCCATCATTTTGCGGTACGAGGAAATCCTTGATCTCATGGGATTGGCCGTGAATCTCGGGGTGGAGAAGGTGCGCTTTACCGGCGGTGAACCGTTTGTCCGTAAAGGGTTCGGTGATTTCATGATTCGTGCTGCCGAACAATTCCCGACGCTGGATTTGTGCGTCACCACCAATGCGACCCTCGTTGGGAAGTATGTGGACTCCCTTGCTGATGCCGGTATCAAGCGAGTCAATATCTCCTTGGATACACTTGATCCGGCGAAGTTCCAGTCCATCACGGGCAATGACCTGTTCCATACGGTTCGCAGCAATATTGATCGCTGCCTGGAAGCCGGGATGAAGGTCAAGGTCAATGCGGTCGCCATGAAAGGCGTGAATGATGATGAATTGCCTGCCTTTATCGACTTTGCCCGTAATAACAAGCTGGACATGCGTTTTATCGAGTTCATGCCGGTGGGACTGGAAACAGGCTGGAAGGGCGACGCAGTCTGGACAGCCGAAGAGATTCTCTCCCAGGCGCAGAATCTGGCCGATATCAAGCCGGTCACCGATGAAGAGGGCGGTCAGCATGGCCCGGCGCGCATGTTCTCAATCGAGGGCGGCAAAGGGCGTCTTGGGCTTATTTCACCATACACCAACCACTTCTGTGGTACGTGCAATCGACTGCGCCTGACATCGGACGGCAATCTGCGCACCTGTCTCTTTTCCGACAAGGTCTATCGCTTGCGTCCCGTGCTTCGACACCCCAAGCTCGGTCTTCAGGCCGTAGAAAAAATTCTGCGCCGTGCAAGCCGTCACAAGCCCATGGGACATGAGCTGCTGGAGCGCATGCCCGCAGGTCAGGGCGTGTGCCGAACCCGCATGGCATCCATCGGCGGATAG
- a CDS encoding response regulator: protein MTDKKDELIFAAETKHEDQTQNAKPWKLLVVDDDDFVHKVTRLVFAEYRFEERPVEILSAHSAEEGKEMLSRHPDIAVVLLDVVMETQTAGLEVAAWTRDILKNTMVRIIMRTGQPGEAPEQDVIFKYDINDYKEKSELTSQKLVTTVTAAIRSYRDIRTIEHNRRGLARIVKSTPTLFKTQSMNEFASGVLTQLSSTISEEDNSLMVRASGLAACKNHGKLQVVASTGRFNNGLGYGIEQIKDVEAVECINKALKEKSSFFTGNSFTGYFRTTSGSENIIHLTVAPPLKKQDRELIDIFSTNIAVAFDNIDANEEMTETQRELLLTIGEAVEMRSTSLTSHVRRVSEYAYVLARHIGMEANRAEILRLAAPMHDIGKIGSPEHIIYKDDTLDPEEVESIKSHTEIGYEILKGSNRTILRTAASIAREHHEHWDGSGYPNGLKNDEISLEARIVALVDVFDVLGSKRIHKGPWSDEDIMAYIEEYKGVRFDPHLVDAFMDNLEDIYSIREQYPDNI from the coding sequence ATGACTGATAAAAAAGACGAATTGATCTTTGCCGCCGAAACCAAGCACGAAGACCAGACACAGAATGCAAAGCCATGGAAACTGCTGGTTGTTGATGACGATGATTTTGTCCACAAGGTGACTCGACTGGTCTTTGCCGAGTACCGCTTCGAGGAACGTCCGGTTGAAATTCTTTCCGCGCATTCCGCCGAGGAAGGCAAGGAAATGTTGAGCCGTCACCCGGACATAGCCGTTGTTCTGCTTGATGTGGTCATGGAAACGCAAACAGCCGGGCTGGAAGTGGCTGCCTGGACTCGCGATATATTGAAGAACACCATGGTTCGCATCATCATGCGAACCGGCCAGCCCGGGGAGGCTCCTGAGCAGGATGTCATCTTCAAGTACGACATCAACGACTATAAGGAGAAATCGGAACTGACGTCGCAAAAGCTGGTGACAACCGTAACGGCAGCCATCCGTTCCTACCGCGACATACGTACCATCGAACACAATCGCCGTGGGCTGGCTCGAATTGTCAAATCGACTCCCACACTCTTCAAAACCCAATCCATGAACGAATTCGCATCCGGCGTCCTGACCCAGCTTTCGTCCACAATCAGTGAGGAAGACAATTCTCTTATGGTGCGGGCCTCAGGGCTGGCAGCCTGTAAAAACCATGGGAAGCTCCAGGTCGTTGCTTCAACCGGGCGATTCAACAACGGACTGGGGTATGGCATCGAGCAGATCAAGGATGTTGAAGCGGTAGAGTGTATCAACAAGGCACTCAAGGAGAAAAGCAGCTTTTTCACCGGCAACTCGTTCACCGGATATTTCCGCACCACGTCCGGCTCGGAAAACATCATTCACCTCACGGTTGCCCCTCCGTTGAAAAAGCAGGACCGAGAACTTATCGATATCTTTTCCACCAATATAGCTGTGGCATTCGACAACATCGATGCCAACGAAGAGATGACGGAAACGCAGCGGGAGTTGCTGCTGACGATAGGTGAAGCGGTGGAAATGCGGTCCACAAGCCTGACGAGCCATGTCCGGCGGGTTTCCGAATATGCATACGTTCTTGCCAGGCACATTGGCATGGAAGCGAATCGCGCCGAAATTCTCAGGCTGGCGGCTCCCATGCATGATATCGGCAAAATAGGATCGCCGGAACACATCATCTACAAAGACGACACCCTTGACCCCGAGGAAGTGGAATCCATAAAATCACACACGGAAATCGGCTACGAAATCCTGAAAGGCTCAAACCGCACGATTCTGCGAACCGCTGCATCCATTGCCAGAGAACATCATGAACACTGGGACGGCTCAGGCTACCCCAATGGTCTGAAAAACGACGAGATATCTCTTGAAGCCCGCATCGTCGCGCTTGTGGATGTCTTTGATGTTCTGGGAAGCAAACGTATCCACAAGGGGCCATGGAGCGACGAGGACATCATGGCGTATATCGAAGAGTACAAGGGAGTTCGCTTCGATCCGCATTTAGTCGATGCTTTCATGGACAATCTGGAAGACATCTACTCCATCAGGGAGCAATACCCAGACAATATTTAG
- the ispH gene encoding 4-hydroxy-3-methylbut-2-enyl diphosphate reductase: protein MDVILAETAGFCMGVDLALRRLDKLVKAADGRPIFILGPIIHNPQVLKRYAEKGVTIAEEPDEVPGGAYVVIRAHGITREVEAQLKARDVVIKDATCPRVKKAQLLIARHTAKGRELLLYGEADHPEVKGLVSYAEHGHFLFGAPEELDDYPLSPDKSYVLAAQTTQDRELFQAMAKKLQENDSVNVKVLQTICDATKLRQKEASELAEGVDYMVVVGGFNSGNTRRLAQVASDKGTPSQHVETVADLDLENLRQYGRIGVTAGASTPRILIDEVLEALEAL from the coding sequence ATGGATGTGATCCTCGCGGAAACGGCTGGATTCTGCATGGGAGTGGATTTGGCCCTGCGGCGGCTGGATAAGCTGGTCAAAGCAGCAGACGGCAGGCCCATATTCATTCTCGGACCGATCATTCACAATCCGCAGGTCTTGAAGCGATATGCGGAAAAGGGAGTGACCATCGCCGAAGAGCCGGACGAAGTGCCCGGCGGTGCCTATGTCGTAATCCGTGCTCATGGCATCACCCGTGAGGTCGAAGCGCAGCTCAAGGCGCGGGATGTGGTCATCAAGGATGCGACGTGTCCGCGAGTGAAAAAAGCCCAGCTCCTCATTGCACGGCATACCGCGAAAGGGCGTGAGCTGTTGCTTTACGGCGAGGCTGATCATCCGGAAGTCAAAGGATTGGTCAGCTATGCGGAGCACGGTCACTTCCTGTTTGGCGCTCCTGAAGAACTTGATGATTACCCTCTGTCGCCGGACAAATCCTATGTCCTTGCCGCCCAGACGACCCAGGATCGGGAACTGTTTCAGGCGATGGCAAAGAAGCTTCAGGAAAACGACTCGGTCAACGTCAAGGTTTTGCAGACCATATGCGATGCCACCAAGCTACGGCAGAAAGAAGCGAGCGAGCTGGCCGAAGGAGTCGACTACATGGTGGTCGTAGGCGGGTTCAACAGCGGCAATACCCGTCGACTTGCTCAGGTGGCTTCAGATAAAGGCACGCCTTCGCAACATGTGGAGACCGTGGCTGATCTGGATTTGGAAAATCTCAGGCAGTACGGACGGATAGGTGTGACGGCTGGCGCATCCACCCCTCGCATACTCATCGACGAAGTGCTCGAGGCCTTGGAAGCCCTGTAG
- a CDS encoding molybdenum cofactor biosynthesis protein MoaE, whose amino-acid sequence MDINQAIADLKKEPGFNDNVGMILVHNGIVRGWSRKDRAEVTAIEVNPDREKIEEIRKDIEAKEGIFRAVAHAYSGPMKPGDDVLYLIVAGDIRENVKAALAEFLDRVKAEAVTKKEIFA is encoded by the coding sequence ATGGATATCAATCAAGCCATCGCAGATTTGAAAAAAGAACCCGGATTCAACGACAATGTGGGCATGATACTGGTTCACAACGGCATCGTCCGTGGTTGGTCCCGCAAGGATCGTGCAGAAGTCACCGCTATCGAGGTCAATCCCGACAGGGAAAAGATCGAAGAGATTCGTAAAGACATCGAGGCCAAGGAAGGTATCTTCCGTGCTGTGGCTCACGCCTATTCCGGTCCGATGAAGCCGGGGGACGATGTGCTGTATCTGATCGTTGCAGGAGATATCCGTGAAAACGTCAAGGCTGCACTTGCGGAATTTCTGGACAGGGTCAAGGCCGAGGCCGTCACCAAGAAGGAAATATTCGCATAA
- a CDS encoding glutaminyl-peptide cyclotransferase, which produces MTRITYLLATCFIFCCTLAPALARTPTYPCRIINEYPHNPETYTQGLFFHEGKMYESSGGFGESYLAMIEPESGRTLRLYPLEGKYFAEGISRRGDALYMLTWLSGTGFIHSLETLERIGTFEYRQSWEKTEGWGLTSDGTQFIMSTGKPRLRFHTHADFKHQAVMTVLDNGEPVRLLNELEYVGGTLLANVWKKDVIAVIALETGNVQAWIDLSPLRERLGSQAGVANGIAYDEHSGRLFVTGKHWDKLFEITMDAVLWRQPVTPPAASN; this is translated from the coding sequence GTGACTCGAATTACCTACCTTCTGGCAACCTGCTTCATCTTCTGCTGCACTCTTGCGCCAGCCTTGGCACGAACGCCGACCTACCCATGCCGCATCATCAACGAGTATCCGCACAACCCTGAGACATACACGCAGGGACTCTTTTTTCATGAAGGGAAAATGTACGAGTCATCCGGGGGATTTGGCGAATCATATCTCGCCATGATCGAGCCGGAATCCGGCAGAACCCTCAGATTATACCCGCTGGAAGGCAAATATTTCGCAGAAGGAATCAGCCGCCGTGGTGACGCGTTGTACATGCTCACATGGTTGTCGGGTACCGGATTCATCCACTCGCTCGAAACATTGGAGCGCATCGGCACATTCGAGTATCGCCAGTCCTGGGAGAAAACCGAAGGATGGGGGCTGACCTCGGACGGAACACAGTTCATCATGTCCACCGGCAAGCCGAGACTGCGCTTTCACACACATGCCGACTTCAAACATCAGGCGGTCATGACCGTCCTCGACAACGGCGAACCGGTCCGACTACTCAACGAGTTGGAGTACGTTGGCGGCACCCTGCTTGCCAATGTCTGGAAAAAGGACGTGATTGCCGTCATCGCCCTGGAAACAGGCAATGTGCAGGCCTGGATTGACCTCAGCCCGCTTCGGGAGCGCCTGGGATCACAGGCAGGTGTGGCAAACGGGATTGCGTATGATGAGCACTCCGGGCGACTGTTTGTCACCGGAAAGCACTGGGACAAACTCTTCGAGATCACCATGGATGCCGTACTCTGGCGGCAACCGGTCACACCGCCTGCCGCCAGCAACTGA